A portion of the Streptomyces sp. NBC_01335 genome contains these proteins:
- a CDS encoding MerR family transcriptional regulator, whose amino-acid sequence MRSSGDGAAAGGPYPQHGSGADHTIRQPVHPVAPVSDGVPGANGIGYRGPTACAAAGITYRQLDYWARTGLVEPSVRPAYGSGTQRLYSFRDVVLLKIVKRFLDTGVALQNIRTTVQHLRARGFQDLERMTLMSDGATVYECCSPDEVVNLLQGGQGIFGIAVGVVWRDVDAALSQLHGERVDTGETLIGHNPTDELARRRNRAV is encoded by the coding sequence GTGAGAAGCAGCGGCGACGGTGCGGCGGCGGGCGGGCCGTATCCGCAGCACGGCAGTGGGGCCGACCACACCATCAGGCAACCGGTTCACCCGGTGGCCCCGGTGTCGGACGGTGTCCCAGGGGCGAACGGCATCGGCTACCGCGGGCCGACAGCGTGCGCGGCGGCCGGGATCACCTACCGGCAGCTCGATTACTGGGCGCGTACGGGACTGGTCGAACCGAGCGTCCGGCCGGCCTACGGCTCGGGCACCCAGCGTCTCTACAGTTTCCGGGACGTGGTGCTCCTCAAGATCGTGAAGCGTTTCCTGGACACGGGCGTCGCCCTGCAGAACATCCGCACCACGGTGCAGCATCTGCGGGCCCGGGGATTCCAGGACCTCGAACGCATGACGCTGATGAGCGACGGCGCCACCGTCTACGAGTGCTGCTCGCCCGACGAGGTCGTGAACCTGCTCCAGGGCGGCCAGGGCATCTTCGGCATCGCCGTGGGGGTGGTGTGGCGGGACGTGGACGCGGCCCTCTCACAGCTGCACGGGGAGCGCGTGGACACCGGGGAGACCCTCATCGGCCACAACCCCACCGACGAACTGGCCCGGCGCCGCAACCGCGCCGTCTGA
- a CDS encoding DNA polymerase IV: MRSAPTILHLDMDAFFASAEQAAKPSLRGKPVVVGGVGPRGVVATASYEARRFGVHSAMPTAQARRLAPNAAYLVPRFSLYRSVSDQVMELLGRLSPLVEPLSLDEAFVDLEAGGAADDSASARATGERLREAIRTVTGLSGSVGLAGSKMLAKIASEEAKPDGLMLIEPGTERELLAPMPVRTLPGVGPATGDHLRRAGMTTVNDLAEAGEDELVRLVGKAHGVSLYRMALGLDDRPVVAERDAKSVSVEDTFEVDLHDRMRVRTEVERLAGRCVERLRKAGRSGRTVVLKVRRYDFSTLTRSETLRGPTDDPSVVREAAARLLEGVDTTGGVRLLGVGVTGLADYTQEDLFAQAAQAERAERAAQAERAAGEPAAPASGAGVAAGTGAESNAEAHREASDPPPALPGALPGPPGHTTADAPGDEAAGRAARRWSPGHDVRHGTYGHGWVQGSGVGRVTVRFERPGDPPGRVRTFRVDDPDLVPADPLPLVAEPVDYSSWPASLPKSRSGPGSVTEEESSP, from the coding sequence GTGAGATCCGCGCCCACCATCCTCCACCTCGACATGGATGCGTTCTTCGCCTCCGCCGAGCAGGCCGCCAAGCCCAGCCTGCGCGGCAAGCCGGTCGTGGTGGGCGGCGTCGGCCCGCGCGGGGTCGTCGCCACCGCCTCGTACGAGGCACGGCGCTTCGGCGTGCACTCCGCGATGCCCACCGCCCAGGCGCGCCGGCTGGCCCCGAACGCCGCCTACCTGGTGCCGCGCTTCTCCCTGTACCGCTCCGTCAGCGACCAGGTGATGGAACTCCTGGGACGGCTCTCCCCGCTGGTCGAGCCGCTCAGCCTCGACGAGGCCTTCGTGGATCTGGAAGCCGGTGGGGCCGCCGACGACTCCGCCTCGGCCCGCGCCACCGGGGAGCGGCTGCGGGAGGCCATCCGCACGGTCACCGGACTCAGCGGATCGGTCGGGCTGGCCGGGTCCAAGATGCTGGCGAAGATCGCCTCCGAAGAGGCCAAGCCGGACGGGCTGATGCTCATCGAGCCGGGCACCGAGCGGGAACTCCTGGCGCCCATGCCCGTACGCACCCTGCCCGGGGTCGGTCCGGCCACCGGGGACCATCTGCGGCGCGCCGGGATGACCACGGTGAACGACCTGGCCGAGGCGGGCGAGGACGAGCTCGTACGGCTGGTGGGCAAGGCCCACGGGGTCTCGCTGTACCGGATGGCGCTCGGCCTGGACGACCGGCCCGTGGTCGCCGAACGCGACGCCAAGTCCGTCTCGGTCGAGGACACCTTCGAGGTGGACCTCCACGACCGCATGCGGGTACGCACGGAGGTCGAGCGGCTGGCCGGCCGGTGCGTCGAGCGGCTGCGGAAGGCCGGGCGCTCCGGGCGCACCGTCGTGCTCAAGGTGCGCCGCTACGACTTCTCCACCCTCACCCGCTCCGAGACGCTGCGCGGCCCCACGGACGACCCCTCAGTGGTGCGTGAGGCCGCCGCCCGCCTCCTGGAGGGGGTGGACACCACCGGGGGAGTGCGGCTGCTGGGCGTGGGGGTCACGGGCCTGGCGGACTACACGCAGGAGGACCTCTTCGCACAGGCGGCGCAGGCCGAGCGTGCCGAGCGGGCGGCGCAGGCCGAGCGCGCGGCCGGGGAACCGGCGGCGCCGGCTTCCGGGGCTGGCGTGGCAGCGGGCACGGGGGCGGAGTCGAACGCGGAAGCCCACCGGGAGGCGTCCGACCCGCCGCCCGCGCTCCCCGGTGCACTGCCCGGCCCGCCGGGGCACACGACGGCCGACGCGCCCGGGGACGAGGCCGCCGGGCGCGCCGCGCGGCGCTGGTCCCCGGGCCACGACGTGCGGCACGGGACGTACGGGCACGGCTGGGTGCAGGGCAGCGGAGTCGGCCGGGTCACCGTGCGGTTCGAGCGGCCGGGCGACCCGCCCGGCCGGGTGCGCACGTTCCGGGTGGACGACCCGGACCTCGTCCCCGCCGATCCGCTGCCGCTGGTGGCGGAGCCGGTGGACTACTCGTCCTGGCCGGCCAGCCTGCCGAAGTCGCGGTCCGGGCCCGGATCGGTCACGGAGGAGGAGTCGAGTCCGTAA
- a CDS encoding PRC-barrel domain-containing protein, producing the protein MQTDIDPRSLIGRKAFDRAGVKIGTVDEVYLDDATGVPEWAAVRTGLFSRDAFVPLEPSEFVEDTLRVPFDRALIRDAPDFGVGRHLSPEQELQLYRHYGLDSSSVTDPGPDRDFGRLAGQDE; encoded by the coding sequence GTGCAGACCGACATCGATCCGCGCAGCCTGATCGGCCGCAAGGCATTCGACCGCGCAGGCGTCAAGATCGGCACGGTGGACGAGGTCTACCTCGACGACGCCACAGGCGTCCCGGAGTGGGCCGCCGTCCGCACCGGCCTGTTCAGCAGGGACGCCTTCGTCCCGCTGGAGCCGAGCGAGTTCGTCGAGGACACCCTGCGTGTTCCGTTCGACCGCGCGCTGATCCGGGACGCGCCGGACTTCGGTGTCGGGCGGCATCTCTCGCCCGAGCAGGAGCTTCAGCTGTACCGGCATTACGGACTCGACTCCTCCTCCGTGACCGATCCGGGCCCGGACCGCGACTTCGGCAGGCTGGCCGGCCAGGACGAGTAG
- the gcvP gene encoding aminomethyl-transferring glycine dehydrogenase produces the protein MTPRRTPLSQLEQGIPFEQRHIGPDGEARAKMLAQVGYGSLDELTAAAVPDVIKSAEALNLPSARTEAEVLAELRTLADRNQVVAPMIGLGYYGTFTPPVILRNVLENPAWYTAYTPYQPEISQGRLEALLNFQTMVAELTGLPTSGASLLDEGTAAAEAMALARRVGKVKGGVFLVDADTLPQTIAVIETRAEPTGVEVVVADLDDGIPADLAERGVFGVLLQYPGASGAVRNIGPVIERAHELGAIVTVAADLLALTLLTSPGDLGADIAVGTTQRFGVPMGFGGPHAGFMAVREKFARSLPGRLVGVSVDADGDKAYRLALQTREQHIRREKATSNICTAQVLLAVMAGMYAVYHGPDGLRTIARRTHRYAAILADGLRAAGAEVLHDSFFDTLTVRVPGRAAEVVADARARGVNLRLVDADLVSVACDETTTRAHLESVWAAFGAQGDVEALDATAGDALSEQLLRTDDFLTHPVFHQHRSETAMLRYLRRLADRDYALDRGMIPLGSCTMKLNATTEMEPITWPEFGALHPFAPAEQAEGFLTLIRELEERLAEVTGYDAVSIQPNAGSQGEFAGLLAVRAYHRANGDDQRTVCLIPSSAHGTNAASAVMAGMKVVVVKTADDGEVDIEDLRAKIEKHRDELAVLMITYPSTHGVFEEHVAAICGEVHDAGGQVYVDGANLNALVGLARPGKFGGDVSHLNLHKTFCIPHGGGGPGVGPVGVRAHLAPYLPNHPLQPSAGPETGVGPISAAPWGSAGILPISWAYVRLMGGEGLKRATQVAVLAANYIAKRLEPHFPILYTGPAGLVAHECIVDLRAISKETGVSIDDVAKRLIDYGFHSPTMSFPVAGTLMIEPTESEDLAEIDRFCDAMIAIRGEIEKVASGEWSADDNPLANAPHTANALGGEWNHSYSREVAVFPAGVSAADKYWPPVRRIDGAFGDRNLVCSCPPLDEYDH, from the coding sequence ATGACCCCCCGCCGTACCCCGCTCTCCCAGCTGGAGCAGGGCATCCCCTTCGAACAGCGCCACATCGGGCCGGATGGCGAGGCCCGGGCGAAGATGCTCGCGCAGGTCGGATACGGCTCCCTCGACGAGCTCACCGCCGCCGCGGTGCCCGACGTGATCAAGAGCGCCGAGGCGCTGAACCTCCCGTCGGCGCGCACCGAGGCCGAGGTGCTGGCGGAGCTGCGTACGCTCGCCGACCGCAACCAGGTGGTCGCCCCGATGATCGGGCTCGGCTACTACGGCACCTTCACGCCCCCGGTCATCCTCCGCAACGTGCTGGAGAACCCCGCCTGGTACACGGCGTACACGCCCTACCAGCCGGAGATCTCGCAGGGCCGCCTGGAGGCCCTGCTCAACTTCCAGACCATGGTCGCCGAGCTCACCGGCCTGCCCACATCCGGCGCCTCGCTGCTCGACGAGGGCACCGCCGCCGCCGAGGCCATGGCGCTCGCGCGGCGCGTCGGCAAGGTCAAGGGCGGGGTCTTCCTCGTCGACGCCGACACCCTGCCCCAGACGATCGCCGTCATCGAGACCCGCGCCGAGCCGACCGGCGTCGAGGTCGTCGTCGCCGACCTCGACGACGGCATCCCGGCGGACCTCGCCGAGCGCGGCGTCTTCGGCGTGCTGCTCCAGTACCCGGGCGCCTCCGGGGCCGTACGGAACATCGGCCCCGTGATCGAGCGCGCCCACGAGCTCGGCGCGATCGTCACCGTCGCCGCCGACCTGCTGGCCCTCACCCTGCTCACCTCCCCCGGCGACCTCGGCGCGGACATCGCCGTCGGCACCACCCAGCGCTTCGGTGTGCCGATGGGCTTCGGCGGACCGCACGCCGGCTTCATGGCCGTACGCGAGAAGTTCGCCCGCTCGCTCCCCGGCCGCCTGGTCGGTGTCTCGGTGGACGCGGACGGCGACAAGGCGTACCGCCTGGCCCTCCAGACCCGCGAGCAGCACATCCGCCGCGAGAAGGCCACCAGCAACATCTGCACCGCGCAGGTCCTGCTCGCCGTGATGGCCGGCATGTACGCCGTCTACCACGGCCCCGACGGGCTGCGGACGATCGCCCGGCGCACCCACCGCTACGCGGCGATCCTCGCCGACGGGCTGCGGGCCGCCGGCGCCGAGGTCCTGCACGACTCCTTCTTCGACACGCTGACCGTGCGGGTCCCCGGGAGGGCCGCCGAGGTCGTCGCCGACGCCCGCGCCCGCGGGGTCAACCTGCGGCTGGTCGACGCCGACCTGGTCTCCGTCGCCTGCGACGAGACGACCACCCGCGCCCACCTCGAATCCGTCTGGGCCGCCTTCGGCGCGCAGGGCGACGTCGAGGCACTGGACGCCACCGCCGGCGACGCGCTTTCCGAGCAGCTGCTGCGCACCGACGACTTCCTCACCCACCCGGTCTTCCACCAGCACCGCTCGGAAACGGCGATGCTGCGCTACCTGCGGCGGCTCGCCGACCGTGACTACGCGCTCGACCGCGGCATGATCCCGCTCGGCTCCTGCACCATGAAGCTGAACGCGACCACCGAGATGGAGCCGATCACCTGGCCCGAGTTCGGCGCGCTGCACCCCTTCGCCCCGGCCGAGCAGGCGGAGGGCTTCCTCACTCTCATCCGTGAGCTGGAGGAGCGCCTCGCCGAGGTCACCGGCTACGACGCGGTGTCGATCCAGCCCAACGCCGGTTCGCAGGGTGAGTTCGCCGGTCTGCTGGCCGTCCGCGCCTACCACCGTGCCAACGGCGACGACCAGCGCACCGTCTGCCTCATCCCGTCCTCCGCGCACGGCACCAACGCGGCGAGCGCCGTGATGGCCGGGATGAAGGTCGTCGTGGTGAAGACCGCGGACGACGGCGAGGTCGACATAGAGGATCTGCGGGCCAAGATCGAGAAGCACCGCGACGAGCTCGCCGTGCTCATGATCACCTACCCGTCCACGCACGGTGTCTTCGAGGAGCACGTCGCCGCCATCTGCGGCGAGGTGCACGACGCGGGCGGTCAGGTCTACGTCGACGGAGCCAACCTCAACGCGCTGGTCGGCCTCGCCCGGCCCGGCAAGTTCGGCGGCGACGTCTCCCACCTGAACCTGCACAAGACCTTCTGCATCCCGCACGGCGGCGGCGGCCCCGGCGTCGGCCCGGTGGGCGTGCGCGCGCACCTCGCGCCGTACCTGCCCAACCACCCGCTCCAGCCCTCCGCCGGTCCGGAGACGGGCGTCGGCCCGATCTCGGCCGCTCCCTGGGGCTCGGCCGGCATCCTGCCGATCTCCTGGGCGTACGTCCGGCTGATGGGCGGCGAGGGTCTCAAGCGCGCCACGCAGGTGGCCGTGCTCGCGGCGAACTACATCGCCAAGCGGCTGGAGCCGCACTTCCCGATCCTGTACACCGGCCCGGCCGGCCTGGTCGCGCACGAGTGCATCGTCGACCTGCGGGCGATCTCGAAGGAGACGGGCGTCAGCATCGACGACGTCGCCAAGCGCCTGATCGACTACGGCTTCCACTCGCCGACCATGTCGTTCCCGGTCGCCGGCACCCTGATGATCGAGCCGACCGAGAGCGAGGACCTCGCCGAGATCGACCG
- a CDS encoding bifunctional nuclease family protein: protein MNELDVVGVRVEMPSNQPIVLLREVGGDRYLPIWIGPGEATAIAFAQQGMAPARPLTHDLFKDVLDAVGQELTEVRITDIRDGIFFAELVFASGVEVSARPSDAIALALRTGTPIYGSDGVLDDAGIAIPDEQEDEVEKFREFLDQISPEDFGTNSQ, encoded by the coding sequence GTGAACGAGCTCGACGTTGTCGGTGTCCGGGTGGAAATGCCCTCCAATCAACCGATCGTTCTCCTGCGTGAAGTGGGAGGCGACCGGTACCTCCCCATCTGGATCGGTCCCGGCGAGGCCACGGCCATCGCCTTCGCCCAGCAGGGGATGGCCCCTGCCAGGCCGCTGACCCATGACCTTTTCAAGGATGTCCTCGACGCGGTCGGCCAGGAGCTCACCGAAGTCAGGATCACGGACATCCGGGACGGGATCTTCTTCGCGGAGCTGGTCTTCGCCAGCGGTGTGGAGGTGAGCGCACGGCCGTCCGACGCCATAGCGCTGGCGCTGCGCACCGGAACGCCGATCTACGGCAGCGACGGAGTGCTCGACGACGCGGGGATCGCCATCCCGGACGAGCAGGAGGACGAGGTCGAGAAGTTCCGCGAGTTCCTCGACCAGATCTCGCCCGAGGACTTCGGTACCAACAGCCAGTGA
- a CDS encoding small basic family protein — protein sequence MIAVLGLVVGVVVGLFVRPEVPAVVEPYLPIAVVAALDAVFGGLRAMLDGIFVDKVFVVSFLSNVVVAALIVFLGDKLGVGAQLSTGVVVVLGIRIFSNAAAIRRHVFRA from the coding sequence GTGATCGCCGTACTGGGCCTCGTCGTGGGAGTCGTGGTCGGACTGTTCGTCCGGCCCGAGGTACCGGCGGTGGTCGAGCCCTACCTCCCGATCGCCGTGGTGGCCGCGCTCGACGCGGTCTTCGGCGGACTGCGCGCGATGCTGGACGGGATCTTCGTGGACAAGGTCTTCGTCGTGTCGTTCCTGTCCAACGTCGTGGTGGCCGCGCTCATCGTCTTCCTCGGCGACAAGCTCGGCGTGGGCGCGCAGTTGTCGACCGGTGTGGTCGTCGTGCTGGGCATCCGGATCTTCTCCAACGCGGCCGCCATCCGCCGACACGTCTTCCGGGCCTGA
- a CDS encoding DUF881 domain-containing protein, producing MNDEETPRDEATDGPAPETAAVRPPERNGLSGRQRLRAGLWPPRVTRAQLVVALLLFGLGLGLALQVRSNSDDSALRGARQEDLVRILDEVDDRTQRLEDEKQRLDAQRTELENSSDQAEEARKQTLEKERQLGILAGTVAAHGPGITLTVDDPTKSVAPDMLLDAVQELRAAGAEAIEVNGVRVVASTYFSGDAGSVKVDGRAVQAPYAFEVIGRPEDLEPALNIPGGVVQTLEKEQATAVVERADDIAVDALRPAKQPDYARSSS from the coding sequence ATGAACGACGAAGAGACGCCCCGGGACGAAGCGACCGACGGTCCGGCTCCGGAGACGGCTGCCGTACGGCCCCCGGAGAGGAACGGACTGAGCGGACGTCAGCGGCTGCGTGCCGGGCTCTGGCCGCCCCGGGTCACCCGGGCCCAACTCGTGGTGGCGCTGCTGCTGTTCGGGCTGGGACTGGGCCTGGCGCTCCAGGTACGGTCCAACAGCGACGACAGCGCCCTGCGCGGCGCCCGCCAGGAGGACCTGGTCCGCATCCTCGACGAGGTCGACGACAGGACCCAGCGGCTGGAGGACGAGAAGCAGCGTCTCGACGCCCAGCGGACGGAACTGGAGAACAGTTCCGACCAGGCCGAGGAGGCGCGCAAGCAGACGCTGGAGAAGGAGCGGCAACTGGGTATCCTCGCGGGTACCGTCGCGGCCCACGGGCCGGGAATCACGCTCACCGTCGACGACCCCACCAAGTCGGTCGCCCCGGACATGCTGCTGGACGCCGTCCAGGAGCTCCGTGCGGCCGGCGCCGAGGCCATCGAGGTCAACGGGGTGCGCGTGGTCGCCAGTACGTACTTCTCCGGGGACGCCGGGTCGGTGAAGGTCGACGGCCGTGCGGTCCAGGCGCCGTACGCCTTCGAGGTGATCGGCCGGCCCGAGGATCTGGAGCCGGCGCTCAACATCCCGGGCGGGGTGGTCCAGACGCTGGAGAAGGAGCAGGCGACGGCGGTGGTGGAACGGGCCGACGACATTGCGGTGGACGCCTTGCGACCTGCGAAGCAGCCTGACTACGCTCGGTCGTCGTCGTAG
- the ftsR gene encoding transcriptional regulator FtsR: MLRTSQGGAGNGTAAADRRAVSIGAVLAQLREEFPEVTISKIRFLEAEGLVEPERTPSGYRKFSSEDVEKLAQVLRMQRDHYLPLKVIREYLDALARGEQVALPSPGGQKDLADSCWDAAMAGAPAAARIGRAELLAVTGADEEQLAEWESYGLIVPEPEGGYDAEAVNVAKLVSDLGRFGLEPRHLRAVRAAAEREAGLVEQVVAPLRRHRNPQTRARAEATAQELAELSVRLHAALVQTALRMRSH, encoded by the coding sequence ATGCTGCGAACATCCCAGGGCGGTGCCGGAAACGGCACCGCCGCCGCGGACCGCCGTGCGGTGAGCATCGGCGCGGTGCTCGCCCAGCTCCGCGAGGAGTTTCCGGAAGTCACGATCTCGAAGATCCGTTTCCTGGAGGCGGAGGGGCTCGTCGAGCCCGAGCGGACGCCTTCCGGATACCGGAAGTTCAGTTCCGAGGACGTGGAGAAGCTCGCGCAGGTGCTGCGCATGCAGCGGGACCACTACCTCCCCCTGAAGGTCATCCGGGAGTACCTGGACGCCCTCGCCCGGGGGGAGCAGGTCGCGCTGCCCTCCCCGGGGGGCCAGAAGGACCTCGCGGACAGTTGCTGGGACGCGGCGATGGCCGGGGCGCCCGCAGCGGCCCGTATCGGCCGTGCCGAGCTCCTCGCCGTCACCGGCGCGGACGAGGAGCAGCTCGCCGAATGGGAGTCCTACGGCCTCATCGTGCCCGAGCCCGAGGGTGGGTACGACGCCGAAGCGGTGAACGTCGCGAAACTCGTGTCCGACCTCGGCCGGTTCGGTCTCGAACCGCGGCATCTGCGCGCCGTGAGGGCCGCCGCCGAGCGGGAGGCCGGGCTGGTCGAGCAGGTGGTGGCGCCCCTGCGCCGGCACCGGAATCCGCAGACCAGGGCACGTGCCGAGGCCACCGCGCAGGAGCTCGCCGAGCTCTCCGTACGGCTGCACGCGGCGCTCGTGCAGACCGCCCTGCGCATGCGTTCGCACTGA
- a CDS encoding DUF881 domain-containing protein, with product MPQPPPERSSSAPPARPDASMSLLTQVMDHSLDEGYAEAAARRGTGGTAGLPRKLRAKLGLAAGLVLIALVVTLGAAQARVSAPVVAKERQELIDRIDGETDAADSLESEVEKLRTDVGARQRAALLQHGGDQGELVALLSGATPVEGPGVKLVVDDADETDQGDDGPRGTSGFADTGRVRDRDLQRVVNGLWESGAEAVAINGQRLTALSAIRAAGDAILVDNRPLVPPYTVLAVGDGKKLAATFRSSADGQYLQALHDGFDIRTSLSDQKAVRLPAAPSLIVRTAEPKAADTGSGAADTGKGTS from the coding sequence ATGCCGCAGCCGCCCCCCGAACGGAGCAGTTCCGCTCCGCCCGCCCGCCCCGACGCCTCCATGTCGCTGCTGACCCAGGTGATGGACCACAGCCTGGACGAGGGGTACGCCGAGGCCGCGGCCCGCCGCGGGACCGGCGGGACCGCGGGGCTGCCCCGCAAGCTGCGGGCCAAGCTGGGCCTCGCCGCCGGACTCGTGCTCATCGCGCTCGTCGTCACCCTCGGTGCCGCACAGGCCAGGGTGTCCGCTCCGGTGGTGGCCAAGGAACGCCAGGAACTCATCGACCGCATCGACGGCGAGACCGATGCGGCCGACTCCCTCGAATCCGAGGTGGAGAAGCTCCGCACGGACGTCGGCGCGCGGCAGCGCGCGGCTCTCCTCCAGCACGGCGGGGACCAGGGCGAGCTGGTCGCCCTCCTCTCGGGGGCCACCCCGGTCGAGGGCCCCGGGGTGAAACTCGTCGTGGACGACGCCGACGAGACCGACCAGGGCGACGACGGGCCGCGCGGCACCAGCGGGTTCGCCGACACCGGCCGGGTGCGGGACCGGGACCTGCAGCGGGTCGTCAACGGCCTCTGGGAGTCCGGCGCGGAGGCCGTAGCCATCAACGGGCAGCGGCTGACGGCACTTTCGGCGATCCGTGCCGCCGGAGACGCCATACTGGTCGACAACAGGCCCCTCGTGCCGCCCTATACGGTGCTGGCGGTGGGGGACGGGAAGAAGCTGGCCGCGACGTTCCGGTCCAGTGCGGACGGCCAGTACCTCCAGGCCCTGCACGACGGCTTCGACATCCGGACCAGCCTGTCCGATCAGAAGGCGGTACGGCTCCCGGCCGCGCCGAGCCTGATCGTACGCACAGCAGAACCGAAGGCCGCAGACACCGGCAGTGGTGCGGCAGACACAGGGAAGGGCACATCGTGA
- a CDS encoding FHA domain-containing protein, protein MKFFAKLFGKSAREDSNSAARHRAPRHGQDEEQGGDRPLFRDELSASGGGSGAQAGVSGIGSGDSGPSTGFHPAPAGSGVALCARCGHRNPATSRFCSNCGAPLKGGIPERASETTSTISISGLEAYDAEVTGQTKLPSLSPEAQAAVDALPAGSALLVVRRGPNSGSRFLLDGDLTTAGRHPQSDIFLDDVTVSRRHVEFHRVADGSFTVGDVGSLNGTYVNRERIDSVALTNGDEVQIGKYRLVFYASQRSV, encoded by the coding sequence GTGAAGTTTTTTGCGAAGTTGTTCGGAAAGAGCGCACGCGAGGACAGCAACAGTGCTGCCCGCCATCGCGCGCCGCGGCACGGCCAGGACGAGGAGCAGGGCGGCGACCGCCCCCTCTTCCGCGACGAGTTGTCCGCCTCGGGCGGCGGCTCCGGAGCGCAGGCGGGTGTCTCCGGCATAGGTTCCGGTGACTCCGGGCCGAGCACCGGATTCCACCCCGCCCCGGCGGGCTCCGGTGTGGCGCTCTGCGCGAGGTGCGGTCACCGGAATCCGGCGACCAGCCGGTTCTGCTCCAACTGCGGCGCGCCGCTGAAGGGCGGAATCCCCGAGCGCGCCTCCGAGACCACGTCGACGATCTCGATCTCCGGACTCGAGGCTTACGACGCCGAGGTCACCGGCCAGACCAAGCTGCCGTCGCTCTCTCCCGAGGCGCAGGCGGCCGTGGACGCGCTGCCCGCGGGGAGCGCGCTCCTGGTGGTCCGCCGCGGCCCGAACTCGGGCAGCCGCTTCCTGCTGGACGGCGACCTGACGACGGCCGGCCGTCACCCGCAGAGCGACATCTTCCTGGACGACGTGACCGTGTCGCGGCGTCATGTGGAGTTCCACCGGGTCGCGGACGGTAGCTTCACCGTGGGAGACGTCGGCAGCCTGAACGGCACCTACGTCAACCGTGAGCGCATCGACTCCGTCGCGCTGACCAATGGCGACGAGGTCCAGATCGGTAAGTACCGGCTGGTCTTCTACGCGAGCCAGCGGAGCGTGTGA